Proteins encoded by one window of Kribbella italica:
- a CDS encoding ABC transporter substrate-binding protein, producing the protein MRFRRSAVAGVAVLALALVSACNDSETGQNGDTSLEKVSYLTSFGTFGREAYAYVALEKGYFKDAGFDVTITPGSGTVDVLKLVAGGQADYGIGDFTATVITLGNQKLPVTTVGMVQQKSMAAIVALEGGSINRPEDLPGKRIGDQPGSTNQVMFPVYAKAAKIDPEQTKFVANPPPQLPQLLSSGKVDGIGQFVVGVPLVEKADSKGRKAVVLPYGNLLPDLYGNTIITRNDLAKDHPDQVKKFTTALFKGLQDAIDDPAGAAKTLAKYVPNTNVDVATAELQLMKPYVKPDDFTGPLGEVDPVRVQKVISLLEEAEAVKPKGAMKPADVVNDALAPKG; encoded by the coding sequence ATGAGGTTCAGACGTTCGGCCGTCGCTGGGGTGGCGGTCCTCGCACTTGCTCTGGTGAGCGCGTGCAACGACAGCGAGACGGGCCAGAACGGGGACACATCCCTCGAGAAGGTCAGCTACCTGACCTCCTTCGGCACTTTCGGCCGTGAGGCCTACGCCTATGTCGCCCTCGAGAAGGGCTACTTCAAGGACGCCGGGTTCGACGTCACCATCACTCCGGGCAGCGGCACCGTCGACGTGCTCAAGCTGGTCGCCGGCGGTCAGGCGGACTACGGGATCGGTGACTTCACCGCGACCGTGATCACGCTGGGGAACCAGAAGCTGCCGGTCACCACGGTCGGCATGGTCCAGCAGAAGTCGATGGCCGCGATCGTCGCCCTGGAGGGCGGGTCGATCAACCGGCCGGAGGACCTGCCGGGCAAGCGGATCGGCGACCAGCCGGGCTCCACCAACCAGGTGATGTTCCCGGTCTACGCCAAGGCGGCCAAGATCGACCCGGAGCAGACCAAGTTCGTCGCCAACCCGCCGCCCCAGCTGCCGCAGTTGCTGTCCAGCGGCAAGGTGGACGGCATCGGCCAGTTCGTGGTCGGCGTACCGCTGGTGGAGAAGGCCGACAGCAAGGGCCGCAAGGCCGTCGTCCTTCCGTACGGCAACCTGCTGCCGGACCTCTACGGCAACACGATCATCACCCGCAACGACCTGGCCAAGGACCACCCGGACCAGGTGAAGAAGTTCACCACCGCGCTGTTCAAGGGTCTGCAGGACGCGATCGACGACCCGGCCGGGGCGGCCAAGACGCTGGCCAAGTACGTACCGAACACCAACGTCGACGTGGCCACCGCCGAGCTGCAGCTGATGAAGCCGTACGTGAAGCCGGACGACTTCACCGGTCCGCTGGGCGAGGTCGACCCCGTCAGGGTGCAGAAGGTCATCAGCCTGCTCGAGGAGGCCGAGGCGGTCAAGCCGAAGGGTGCGATGAAGCCGGCCGACGTGGTCAACGACGCGCTGGCGCCGAAGGGCTGA
- a CDS encoding ABC transporter ATP-binding protein, which translates to MIELDGVGQVFEGRGGQVQALDAIDLHVRQNEFVTLIGRSGCGKSTLLRLIAGLLPPTYGAVTVAGEPVTGPRRDVSFMFQRPALLPWRSVLSNVMLPVEISGDDTGRKEYKERAHELLELVGLSGFEKRLPHELSGGMQQRVSLCRSLIRRPQVMLMDEPFSALDALTRTELSEELQRIQMELATTIVFVTHSIEEAVLLADRVVVLTPRPGRLREVVEIDIPRPRSLGTNAHLTEVAQISGRLHGLLAEKTHPVDAPEATR; encoded by the coding sequence ATGATCGAGCTGGACGGAGTGGGTCAGGTCTTCGAAGGGCGCGGCGGCCAGGTCCAGGCGCTCGACGCGATCGACCTGCACGTCCGGCAGAACGAGTTCGTCACGCTGATCGGCCGGTCGGGGTGTGGCAAGTCCACACTCCTCCGGCTGATCGCGGGGCTGCTCCCACCGACGTACGGCGCGGTCACGGTGGCGGGCGAGCCCGTCACCGGGCCGCGGCGGGACGTGTCGTTCATGTTCCAGCGCCCGGCGCTGCTGCCGTGGCGCTCGGTGCTGTCGAACGTGATGCTCCCGGTCGAGATCTCCGGCGACGACACCGGCCGCAAGGAGTACAAGGAACGCGCTCACGAGCTGCTCGAGCTGGTCGGCCTGTCCGGCTTCGAGAAGCGGCTGCCGCACGAGCTGTCCGGCGGCATGCAGCAGCGGGTCTCGCTGTGCCGGTCGCTGATCCGCCGGCCGCAGGTGATGCTGATGGACGAGCCGTTCTCGGCGCTCGACGCGCTGACCCGGACGGAGCTGTCGGAGGAGCTGCAGCGGATCCAGATGGAGCTGGCCACCACGATCGTGTTCGTCACGCACTCGATCGAGGAGGCCGTGCTGCTGGCCGACCGGGTCGTCGTCCTGACCCCTCGCCCCGGCCGGCTGCGTGAGGTGGTCGAGATCGACATCCCGCGGCCGCGCAGCCTGGGCACCAACGCGCACCTGACCGAGGTGGCGCAGATCAGCGGCCGCCTGCACGGACTGCTGGCCGAGAAGACGCACCCGGTCGACGCCCCCGAGGCGACGCGATGA
- a CDS encoding ABC transporter permease, which produces MSRRSSWLTTSRTSAILLPVVGVFVAIALWWLAIVAFGIEQFLLPSPSDVLKRFLEQPGYLLQQTVVSLVEALTGFGLAIVIGVPIALLIVRSAILERLVYPLLLAVNAIPKVAIAPLLVIWMGFGQVPKMAMALLVCFFPIVISTAQGMKSTPAELVELLRSLKASRTQEFFKLRLTYALPQIFTGLKVAISLAVIGAVIGEFANSTEGLGYVIWNSGASADTPLAFAAIGLLSIMSIILFYLLVLLEHLLLPWAEETR; this is translated from the coding sequence ATGAGCCGTCGCTCGTCGTGGCTGACCACCTCCCGGACCAGCGCGATCCTGCTGCCGGTCGTCGGAGTGTTCGTCGCGATCGCACTGTGGTGGCTGGCGATCGTTGCGTTCGGCATCGAGCAGTTCCTGCTGCCCAGCCCGTCCGACGTCCTGAAGCGCTTCCTGGAGCAGCCGGGCTACCTGCTGCAGCAGACCGTGGTCTCGCTGGTCGAGGCGCTGACCGGGTTCGGCCTGGCGATCGTGATCGGGGTCCCGATCGCGCTGCTGATCGTCCGCTCCGCGATCCTCGAACGCCTGGTCTACCCGCTGCTGCTGGCGGTGAACGCGATCCCCAAGGTCGCGATCGCGCCGCTGCTGGTGATCTGGATGGGCTTCGGCCAGGTCCCCAAGATGGCGATGGCGCTGCTGGTCTGCTTCTTCCCGATCGTGATCTCGACCGCGCAGGGGATGAAGTCGACCCCGGCCGAGCTGGTCGAGCTGCTCCGGTCGCTGAAGGCCAGCCGGACCCAGGAGTTCTTCAAGCTCCGGCTGACCTACGCGCTGCCGCAGATCTTCACGGGGCTCAAGGTGGCGATCTCGCTGGCCGTGATCGGCGCGGTGATCGGTGAGTTCGCCAACTCCACCGAGGGTCTGGGCTACGTGATCTGGAACTCCGGCGCCTCGGCCGACACCCCGCTGGCGTTCGCCGCGATCGGCCTGCTGTCGATCATGAGCATCATCTTGTTCTACCTCCTGGTCCTGCTGGAGCACCTGCTGCTGCCGTGGGCCGAGGAGACCCGGTGA
- a CDS encoding Ldh family oxidoreductase codes for MTTQASDADRRVLVRPAWLEATVSAVFTALGFEPADAAQIAHSLVEADLRGVSSHGIMLVPMYVERLNAGGVTRERELDVLHDAGAAIVADARGGMGQLSSPQAMGLAIDRAGRYGIGLVSVRNAHHFGAASRWAVQAADAGCLGIAMSNTTPLMPAPGGAERIVGNNPLAIAVPTQAGAEIVLDMALSAVALGKIRLAASAGRSIPDTWATDPSGVPTTDPEAAVLGMLLPAAGHKGFGLALMIDVLTGVLSGGGWGDQVRPLYREPDRPNDCAHLFLAIDPELLGGIEGFRQRSSALAERVRGSATAPGVDRLYLPGEIEADRARQQRRTGVLIERSGLDGLLAAARAVGAVVPTGGVQN; via the coding sequence GTGACGACCCAGGCGTCGGACGCCGACCGGCGCGTGCTGGTCCGTCCGGCCTGGCTGGAGGCGACCGTCTCCGCGGTGTTCACCGCGCTCGGCTTCGAGCCCGCCGACGCGGCCCAGATCGCGCACTCGCTGGTCGAGGCGGATCTGCGCGGGGTCAGCTCGCACGGCATCATGCTCGTCCCGATGTACGTCGAACGGCTGAACGCCGGGGGAGTCACCCGGGAACGCGAGCTGGACGTCCTGCACGACGCGGGCGCCGCGATCGTCGCCGACGCGCGCGGCGGGATGGGTCAGCTGTCCAGCCCACAGGCGATGGGACTCGCGATCGACCGGGCCGGCCGGTACGGGATCGGGCTGGTCTCGGTCCGCAACGCGCACCACTTCGGTGCCGCCAGCCGCTGGGCCGTCCAGGCCGCCGACGCCGGGTGCCTCGGGATCGCGATGTCGAACACGACGCCGCTGATGCCCGCGCCGGGTGGCGCCGAACGGATCGTCGGCAACAACCCGCTGGCGATCGCCGTCCCGACGCAGGCCGGCGCGGAGATCGTGCTGGACATGGCCCTGTCGGCCGTTGCCCTGGGCAAGATCCGGCTGGCGGCGTCGGCCGGGCGGTCGATCCCGGACACCTGGGCGACCGATCCGTCCGGCGTACCGACGACCGATCCCGAGGCCGCCGTCCTGGGCATGCTGCTGCCGGCCGCGGGCCACAAGGGCTTCGGGCTGGCCCTGATGATCGACGTCCTGACCGGCGTACTGAGTGGTGGCGGCTGGGGGGACCAGGTTCGGCCGTTGTACCGCGAACCTGACCGGCCGAACGACTGCGCGCACCTGTTCCTCGCGATCGACCCGGAACTGCTGGGTGGCATCGAGGGGTTCCGGCAGCGGTCGTCGGCGCTGGCCGAGCGGGTTCGCGGCAGCGCGACCGCGCCCGGCGTCGACAGGTTGTACCTGCCGGGCGAGATCGAGGCGGATCGTGCCCGGCAGCAGCGGCGGACCGGGGTCCTGATCGAGCGGTCGGGTCTGGACGGTCTGCTGGCGGCGGCCCGCGCGGTGGGCGCCGTGGTTCCGACCGGAGGGGTGCAGAACTGA